The Burkholderia pyrrocinia genomic sequence CTGTCCTCGTTCCACTGTTGAATCTGCTCGGCGTTCAGGTCGGCGCAGCGACGGTCCATCAGATCTCGCTTAGTTGCGGGGTCGCCCAAACGGTTTACTGATGAAGATGAGAAACGCCCCCGCAATCGCAGAACTCGACCTCTACGTCTGGGAAGGCAAAGCGGACATCGTCGACCGCGTCGCCCGCTGCATGGCGAGCTTCGACGTCGAAGTGATCCGTGCCGACAACGCGGAGATCTCGCCCGAACGCGCCGCGTTGCGGCCATCGCTGGCGATCATCAGCGTGTCGATGATCGAAACCGGCGCGGCGTTCCTGCGCGACTGGCAGGCCAACATCGGCATGCCGGTCGTCTGGGTCGGCGCGGCGCGCGACCACGACGCGTCGCAGTATCCGCCCGAGTATTCGCACATCCTGCCGCTCGACTTCACGTGCGCCGAACTGCGCGGCATGATCGGCAAGCTCGTCACGCAACTGCGTGCGCATGCGGCCGAAACGTTACAGCCGTCCGAACTCGTCGCGCACTCGGAATCGATGCAGGCGCTGCTGCACGAAGTCGATACGTTCGCCGACTGCGACACCAACGTGTTGCTGCACGGCGAAACCGGCGTCGGCAAGGAGCGCATCGCGCAACTGCTGCACGAAAAACATTCGCGCTACCGGCACGGCGAATTCGTACCGGTGAACTGCGGCGCGATTCCGGACGGCCTGTTCGAATCGCTGTTCTTCGGCCATGCGAAAGGCTCGTTCACAGGTGCGGTTGTTGCGCATAAAGGCTATTTCGAGCAGGCGGCGGGCGGCACGCTGTTCCTCGACGAAGTCGGCGATCTGCCGCTGTACCAGCAGGTCAAGCTGCTGCGCGTGCTCGAGGACGGCGCGGTGCTGCGCGTCGGCGCGGCGACGTCGGTCAAGGTCGATTTCCGCCTGGTCGCGGCGAGCAACAAGAAGCTGCCGCAGCTCGTGAAGGAAGGCCTGTTCCGCGCGGATCTCTACTACCGGCTCGCGGTGATCGAGCTGAGCATTCCGTCGCTGGAAGAGCGCGGCGCGGTCGACAAGATCGCGCTGTTCAAGTCGTTCGTCGCGCAGGTCGTCGGCGAGGACCGGCTCGCCGAGTTGTCGGATCTGCCGTACTGGCTGACGGATTCGGTCGCGGACAGCTATTTCCCCGGCAACGTGCGCGAATTGCGCAATCTCGCGGAGCGTGTCGGCGTGACGGTGCGGCAGACGGGCGGGTGGGATGCCGCGCGGCTGCAGCGGCTGATTGCGCACGCGCGCAGCTCGGCGCAGCCGGTGCCGGCGGAAAGTGCGGCCGAGGTCTTCGTCGATCGCAGCAAGTGGGACATGAACGAGCGCAATCGCGTCATCGCGGCGCTCGACGCAAACGGTTGGCGGCGTCAGGACACGGCGCAGCAGCTCGGCATCAGCCGCAAGGTGTTGTGGGAAAAAATGCGCAAATATCAGATCTTCGACGAAGAGCCCGAGACACGCGAAAGCGAATAATTAATGAGATAAAATCGCGCTGGATTACAACGACTCGGGCGGGGAATAAAAACTTCATGAGCCATATGACGGGGTTGGGGCGGGCGTGTGTGTTGTTCGCCATGGTGGGGGGCATGCAGGGCGCTTACGCGCAGGGGCTGGCAGGCAGCGATTCGCCGGCGGTGCAGCAGGCGTCGGCGCCGGTGGCAGCGATTCCGGTGATCGATTCGCAGGTCCAGACGTCGGTGCAGCCGCAGGCGGGCGAGACGACGGGGCCGAGCACGGTCGACGACCTGCAGCGCCAGATTCAGGCGCACACGCTGACGGAAATGCGCACGAGCTACAACGGCAGCTACGGTGCGAGCCTGCTGTTCAACGTGAAGGACGGAGCGTACTTCGTCGCGCTGTTCCAGCAGAAGGCGTTCTGGCGCGTGATCAAGACTCACGACGAAACGCGCGCGGAAGCGATCTATCGCGATTTCTCGCATCAGGCGGAGCGGCTGGCCGTCAACGAACTGCGAGCGACGAAGCTGGAGTCGCAGAAGGCGCAAATGGACAAGCAGATCGAAGTCACGCAGGACCGTGCGCGGCGTCTGCAGGCCGATATCTCGATTGCACGCCAGCAGCAGGCAGCGGTCGCGGATCGCCAGAAGAGCGTACGCAGCGAGACGGTCGCGTTGCAGGCGCAGCAGGCCGAACTCCAGTCGCAACTGCGCGCGTTGCAGCAGCAGGTGCGTTCGCTGCAGCGCGAGGCCGACGCGGGCCTGCCGAGGACGGCACGCTGAACCGAGAGTGGCGGTGCGGCGACTTGCCGCGCCGGCCGCACAAGAGAAAAGGGCAAGCCCGTTGGCTTGCCCTTTTGTTTTACTGGCCGTCCGGCACGATTCGCCGGCGGCGGGTGACGATCACCGGCCCGTTGCCGCCGCGTGCATCCGACGGCGACGTGTTGCCGGATGCGTCACCGGTGTCGCGCGGCGCGCCGTAGCTTTCGCGCGGTTCGCGGGGTTCGCGCGGTGCGCCATAGCCTTCGCGCGGTTCACGCGAGCCGTAGCCTTCGCGAGGCTCGCGGGAGCCATAGCCTTCACGCGGTTCGCGGGAACCGTAGCCGCCGCCGTCGCCACGCGATTCGCGCGGGCCGCCGTGCGAGCCGTACGGGCTGTGACCGCCGCCTTCACGGCCGCCGGGGCGCCCACCGGTGCGCGGGCCGCGGGGGCCGCCGCCGCCCGGGCGCGAGCCGCCCGTGTCGAGCTGGATCGTGGAAATCGCGCGCTTGTAGATGCCTTGCAGACCCACGGGGGTGCGCAGCATCACCAGGTACTGGTCGAACGACTCGATACATCCCGTCAGACGAATGCCGTTGACGAGATAGATTTCAACGCGCTTACGTTCCTTGCGCGCCGAATTGATGAAGTCGTTTTGCGGATGGGATTCTGCGGGATTGGCCATTGAGGTGCGGCAGGAGCCTGCGTCAGAGAATATGTTGTGCGTGTGTGGCGTGTTGGTCCACAAGGCGTTTGGCGGAATTCTACCCTGTTCGATAGGGAAGCGCGCAGTCGTGATTGTGTCGAACCGTAACCCACTATAGACGTTCCGACGCATTTTCGCGATTCGGCCGAACGGCCAAAGCCGTTTCGTTACGTCGCGTTACGACTCTCGCAGCGCCGTATCACCTCGGTGCGCGCGCTGTGCCTACATTACTCGCGCGAGCCGGATGGGCCGGCATATCAGGGATCCAGAACATGAACAAGAGGCGATGGGCAGGGTGGGTCGGCGGCGTGGCGTTGCTGGCTTCCGGCAGTGCAATGGCGGGGCATGTCGACCTGTCGGTCGGCATCGGCGTACCGGTCGCGCCGGTCTATGTCGAGCCGGCACCGGTCTATGTGGCGCCGCAGCCCGCGGTGGTCGCCTATCCGGGCTACGGATACGGCTATTACGGCGATGACGACGACGATCGCTACCGCAAGTGGCGCAAGCACTATTACAAGCATTGGCGCAAGCACCACGGCGACGACGATGACGATTGAACCCGAGGTCGGCCCCGCCGGCGCGCATCAGAACGCGTAGTCGGGGTTTTTCGGGTCGAATGCGGTGTCGTCGAGCGTCGCCGGCGCGATTTTCTCGATGATGATCCGCTCGAAGATCTTGCCGTCGTTGTCGTAGGACTCGACGGTCCGGAAATAGGGCGCGTGCAGGTCGAGCCCGAGGACTTCCTTCTTCGCGTAGAACTGCGGTCGGCCGGTCGGCGTTTCGTAGGTGAGCGCGACGACGCGCACGCCGCCGATCGTTTTGGCCTCCACCCGGGTCGGCCGCTGCACGCCGGCTTCCTGGTATTTCTTCCCTTCGGTCAGGTACAGGTTCGTGATGAACTCGGTGCCGAGATCCTTCACCTGGTGATTCGACTGGGCGCGCGCGAGCGCGCCGTCGAGCGCCGTCCACAACGGAATCTTGCCGAGCAGGCCGCCGAGATGGCCGTACATCTCGTCCTTGCGCTGCGTCGTGTCGTAGATCGTTTCCTGTCCGGCATGCGCGCCGCCCGGCAGCCATTTCGCATACACCCGCAGCGGCTCGCGGGTGGTTTTCACGAGCATGCGGTCGGGCGTGTCGGACCATTTCCCGCTGATGCGCTCCTGACGCACCATCGTGAACTGGTACGACGGATAGCCGTTGGGGCCATTACGGATATAGAGCGGCACGGCGAGCGGGTCGAGCGCCTTGAAGAGCGTCGTGAGCGTCGCGTCGTCCAGCTGCGCGAGCGTGCCGCGCTGCGCGGCCGTGCGCAGCCAGCGCGCCTGTTGCGCGACCGGGTCGCGCGTGATTTTCGCCAGGTCCGCCGGCAGCGCGACCTCCTGTGCCGCGCTCGCGGCGTCGGCCGCTTCCTGCGCATGCAGTCCCGGCCGAGCGAGCGACAGCATGCACGCGACCGCCGCGGCGGCAGCGTGCCACGCGCTGCGCTTCTTTCCTGCGTTCATCGACAGCATCTCCCGGAGCGATGGATCGTTCAGTCTTGCTTCGCGGTCTTGATCCTGGCGAGTTCCTCGTCGCGCAGCGCGCGGCGCAGGATCTTGCCGACGTTCGTCTGCGGCAGTGCGTCGCGGAACTCGACGAATTTCGGCATCTTGTAGCCGGTCAGGTTCTTGCGGCAGTGCGCGAGCACGTCGTCGACGGTGAGCGACGGGTCGCGGCGCACGACGAACACCTTGATCCGTTCGCCCTGCACCTCGTCGGGAATGCCGATCGCGGCGGCCTCGCTGATGCCCGGATGCATCACGAGCACTTCCTCGATCTCGTTCGGATACACGTTGAAGCCCGACACGAGGATCATGTCCTTCTTGCGGTCGATGAGGCGGATGAAGCCGCGTTCGTCCATCACGCCGATGTCGCCGGTGCCGAGCCAGCCGTCGGCGTCGATCGCCTTGGCCGTCTCGTCTGGGCGCTGCCAGTAGCCGCGCATCACCTGCGGACCGTGCACGCACAGCTCGCCCGGCTCGCCGATCGCGGCCCAGGTACCGTCCTCGCGGCGAAAGCGCACGACGGTGGACGGCGCGGGCAGGCCGATCGAACCGCTGAACGAGGCCATGTCGTTCAGGTCGACGGGATTCATCGTGACGATCGGCGAGCATTCGGTAAGCCCGTAGCCTTCGACCACCGGTCGGCCCGTCACCTGCTGGAAGCGCTCCGCGACCGCACGCTGCATCGCCATCCCGCCCGCCATCGCGAGCTTGAGCTTCGAGAAGTCGCGCTTGCGGAATTCCTCGTTGTCGAGGAACGCGTTGTACAGCGTGTTGATGCCGGTGATCCCCGTGAACGTTTCGTTGCGGATGATCTTCATCACCATCTTCATGTCGCGCGGGTTCGCGATCAGGATGTTGCGCCCGCCGAGCCCCATGAAGATGAACGCATTCACCGTCAGCGAATAGATGTGATAGAGCGGCAGCGGCGTGAGCACGGTTTCGACGTCGCCCGAGACCTGGTCGGCGATCCATGCCTTCGCCTGCAGCAGGTTCGCGATCAGGTTGCCGTGCGTGAGCATCGCGCCTTTCGCGACGCCGGTCGTGCCGCCCGTGTATTGCAGGAACGCGAGGTCGTCGCGCGTGATCTGCACCGGCTGCGGTTTGCCGCGCGCGCCGAGCGCAAGTGCGGAGCGCAGCCGGATCGCCTGCGGCAGGTGGTAGGCCGGCACGAGCTTCTTCACGTGCTTCAGCACGAAATTGATCAGGCGTCCTTTCGCATTGAAGCCGTCGGCGAGCAGGTCGCCGAGCGCGGTGACGACGATGTTCTTCACCTGCGTTTCCGGCAGCGCCTCCTGCAGCGTGCTCGCGAAGTTCTCGAACACGACGATCGTCTGCGCACCGCTGTCCTTCAACTGGTGCGCGAGTTCGCGCGCGGTGTAGAGCGGGTTCACGTTGACGACGATCGCGCCGGCCTTCAGCGTGCCGAACAGCGCGACCGGATACTGGAACGTATTCGGCAGCATGATCGCGACGCGGTCGCCGGGCTTCACGCCGAGGCTTTGCAGATACGACGCGAACGCGTCGACTTTCTGCGCGAGCGTGCGATAGGTCATCGATGCGCCTGCGCTCACGTAGGCGACGCGCTCGGCGAAGCGTGTCGTGCATTCGTCGAAGAACTGCACGAGCGATGCGTATTGAGTGACGTCGATTTCGTGCGGTACGCCGGGCGGGTACGACGCGTACCAGATACCGTCGGTGTTCGGCGGAACCTGGGCCGCTGCGGTTGCTGCGGAAGATGACATGACGTGTCTCCGGTCTTTGCTTTCGGCGCGGGCAGGCGCTTCGATGCCTGCCCGTGCCCCATGCTTCACGGGCGATCAACACGGGCGCCTCGATGCGCCGCATGACCCCGCGTATCAATCAAATCGTGAACAGGAAGTCGCGTGTGGCCCCGCGCGCTCAGTTCGCGGAATGCAGCGTCGCCGTATCGGCGGCTGCCGCACTCGACGGCAGCCCGAACGCTTCGCTCGCTCCCGCGTCGTCGAGTACCGCCGCGAAGATCGACAGTTGGGCACTGTCGGGCATCGGTGCCTTCAGCGCGGCGACGATCAGCGACGACAGCCGCGCGATCATCTGCACGTCGTTCATCGTGCGGCCTTGCGAGAACTCGTCGATCAGGCTTTCCGTCTCGGCACCCGCGAGCGCGCCGGACAGCGCGCCGATCGCGAAGTGCAACCGCCAGCCGAGCTCCGTGCGCGGCAGGTGCGGCAACGCGCGCTGGAAGGCGTCGAAGAAGCGGCCCGCGACGCTCGCGTAGTGCGCGGTCAGGAAGTTGCGCACGAACGGCGACGGATCGGTGTACGCGCGGCCGATCAGCCGGAGGAACCCGGGCCCGCCGCGTTCCGGGTTGCGCGACGCCTTCAGCGCGGGAATGAACATCGCGCCGAGCACGTGCTCGCAGGTGATGTGCGAGCCGAGCTGCGCATCGAAGCGGTCGAGGATGCCGAGGCGTTCCTGGTTGAGCTGATCGAGCCGGCGCGACAGCATCGCGTGGATCAACGCTTCCTTGCTGCCGAAGTGGTAGTTGACCGCCGCGAGGTTGACCGCCGCGCGCGACGTGATCTGCCGCATCGACATCGCCTCGAAGCCATGCTCGATGAACAGGTCCTCGGCCGCATCGAGGATGCGCGCCTTCGTCCCGCCGGTCTGCCGAGGGCCGGATGATCGCGCCCCGGACGGCCGTCCCGCGGATGGCCGCCCCTCCTGACTTACTGCCATGTTCCGCCTCCCATGCCGGTCGCCCGGCCGCGAACAGGTGATTTGATTGTCTGATTCAAACAGTCGTTTTTATTAAGATAAAAAAACGCGGGCGGAGCGGGCAAGCGGGGAATCTGGACAAATTCCTCTAGTTCGATGTGCAACTGCGGCAAGCGTGGCGCGCGCCCCCGAGGGGCGGGGCGCGCGCGATGGTGCGCTGCGTCAATGTGCGGGTTCAGCCGACCGTGCTACGCGTATTGACCGATTGCGTCATGTCGATGCCGCGCCGCTCGCGGCTGAACAGGATCAGCACGGCGATCGCGACGGCGACGATGCTGGCCACGAGCGCGAGCGCGAAGCTGTAATTGTTGTCGTGCGACACGGCGAGCGATGCCTGCATCGTCGCGTTGCCGGACGCGAGCAGGTTGCCGAGCTGGTAGACGACGCCGGGGAAGGTCGCGCGGATTTCGTCGGGCGAAATCTCGTTCAGGTGGACCGGAATCACGCCCCACGCGCCCTGTACCGAGATCTGCATCAGGAACGCGCCCGCGGCGAGCGCAACCGGGCCGCTCGAGAACGCCCACAGCGGCAGCACGGGCAGTGCGATCAGCGCGGCGATGAAGATCGTGCGGCGCCGGCCGATCCGTTCCGAGATCGCACCGAACGACAGTCCGCCGACGATTGCGCCGATGTTCAGCACGATCGTGATCCACGACACGGTATGCGGATCGAAGTGATGCTGTTCGCGCAGGAACGTCGGATAGAGATCCTGCGTGCCGTGCGAGAAGAAGTTGAACGCGGTCATCAGCACGATCGCGTAGATCGTGAGCTTCCAGTTCTGCTTCAGCGTGGTCCCGAGGCTCGGGCGCGGGCGTTTCTCCATCAGTTTCCACGCCGGCGATTCGGGCACGTGCGTGCGCACGTACAGCACGAGCAGCGCGGGCAGCACGCCGACCATGAACATGCCGCGCCAGCCGATGTACTGGTAGAAGAGGCCGAACACGACGGACGCGAGCAGATAGCCGCTCGGATAGCCGGCCTGCAGCAGCCCCGATACGAAGCCGCGCGCATGGGTCGGCACGGTTTCCATCGTCAGCGCGGAGCCGACGCCCCATTCGCCGCCCATCGCGATGCCGAACAGCGCGCGCAGCACCAGCAGCGCGGTCAGGCTCGGCGCGAAACCCGACGCGAGTTCGAGCAGCGAATAACACGCGATGTTGACCATCAGCGTCGGGCGGCGGCCGAAGCGGTCGGCGAGCCGGCCGAAGATCAGTGCGCCGAGCGGGCGCATCGCGAGCGTCAGCGTGAGCGCGAACGCAACGGCGGTGATCGTCGACGCGAATTCGGCGGCGATGTCCTTCAGCACGAAAACCATCAGGAAAAAATCGAACGCATCGAGCGTCCAGCCCAGGTAGGCGGCGATCGTGACGTTGCGTTGTTCGCGGGTCCAGCTCATGTCCGAGGTCTCCTCGTTGGCTTGCGCGCTCACGATGTGCATGCGGATGCCGGCCCGCTTGCGCACGGTGCGCGGGCACTGATCGAGTGTAGGCCGCGGCGCCGCGCGATGTGGGGCGCGATAACGCCGAATCGGGAATAATCCCTACGAAATGATCTGTTTCGGAAACGGAAACGAAGCCGCGCCGGACCGGCGACAGGCATCTGTATCATTCCGGAAGGCGTTTTGTATTTGTTCTGTAATGCGCTCGATGCGCATCGTCACCGAATCAGGAGTCCCGATGAACGAACGTTCCGATGCTGCGCTGCCCGTGCTCGAAACCGCCAGGCTGTGGCTGCGTCCGCGCGTGCTGGCCGATCTCGACGCGTGCATCGCGATGGATCGCGATCCCGAGGTCACACGGCATATCGCGGGCCCGTGGCACGATCCCGTCGAGCATCGCCGCTTCGTCACGCACCGGATCACGCGCGACTATCCGCCGGGACTCGGCTACTGGTCGATCTTCGAGAAGGCCGCACCCGATACGTTCATCGGCTGGGTCCTGCTGATTCCCGACTATGCGGACGGTGCACGCGACGTCGAGATCGGCTGGCGGCTCGTGCGCACGACCTGGGGCCGCGGCATCGCGAGCGAGGCCGCGGCGGCGGTCGTGCGGCATGCATTCGATACCGTGCGCCTGCCGCGCGTGATCGCCGATATCGCCGAGGCCAACAGCGGTTCGCTGAACGTCGCGCGCAAGCTCGGGATGCGTCGCGTGAGCGTCGTGCACGACGGCATTCCTTATATCCGCCATCGTCTCGAGCGCAACGATCTGCGCGCGTAGCACGGCATCGTGCGCACGCGTGCGCGGTTGTCGGAGATCGTCAATCGCCGGCGTATCGAGGTCATGACGTATTAACGGCTCGCGCGATCAGGAGTATCGTTGCCGGAAATTCGCAACATGGGGTACGACCATGACACTCGGCCGCGACGTTCATCTCATTCCCGTCAGGCTCGACGCGCTGCGTCCGACGCAGATGACGGTGGGTTATCGCGAAGTCAAGGCGAAGCGCAAGCACTGGAAGGCACTCGACAAGCGCGCGCGCAAGGCCGCGATCGAATCGCACTGGTTCCCGGCCGTCCTCGGCCCGGACGGGCTGCACTACATCACCGATCACCATCATCTCGGCCTCGCGCTGATCGAGGAGGGCGAGTCGCGCGTGAACGCGATGCTGCTGAAGGATCTGTCGTGGCTCGACGACACGATTTTCTGGCGGATGATGGAGCACAACCAGTGGGTGCATCCGTTCGGCGCGGACGGGTCGCGCCGCGACTACGCGAATTTGCCGAAGGCGCTGACGGGGCTCGTGGACGATCCGTACCGCAGCCTTGCAGGCGAACTGCGCACGGCGGGCGGCTATGCGAAGGACGCGACGCCGTTCAGCGAATTCCTGTGGGCCGATTACCTGCGCCAGCACGTGTCGCTCGACCAGATTCGCAAGAACTTCGCGAAAGCGCTCGACGTCGCGCTGCACCGCGCGCACGACCAGGATGCGCGCTATCTGCCCGGCTGGTCGGGCGTCATCGCCGTCAAACCCTGACCGGCGCACAGCGCCGACCGCCTCATGACGATCGCCCCGATCCGCCCCGATGCCGGCCCGCAGCATGCCGACCATTTTTCAGCGCTCGACGCGGCCTCGCCGCCGCCCGCGCGGCGCATCGGCCTCGATGCACTGGCCGGCCTGTCGATCGCGGGCCTGCTGATTCCCGAGGCGGTCGCGTATGCCGGGCTGGCCAACCTGCCGCCGCAGGCCGGTCTCATCGCGCTGCTGGCGGGGCTCGTCATCTATGCGCTCACGGGCAGCAGCCGCTTCGCGATCGTGTCGTCGACGTCGTCTTCGGCTGCCGTGCTCGCGGCGACCGTGCTCGCGGAATCGGGGATGGCGCTTGCCGAACAGCTCGCGCTGGCGGCGGCGCTGGTCGCGATGACGGGCGTGCTGTTCATCCTGGCGGGCGCCGCGCGGCTCGGCGGCATGTCGGACTTCGTCGCGCGGCCCGTGCTGCGCGGCTTCACGTTCGGGCTCGCACTGACGATCGTCATCAAGCAGTTGCCGAAGATTCTCGCGATTTCCGTGCAGCACAGCGATGCGCCGCATGTCACGCTCGACCTGATCACCGGCGCGCCGCATGCGAACCTCGCGAGTGCCGTGCTCGGCGCAACCGCGCTGGCGCTGCTGTTCGTGCTCGGGCGCCGCTCGCGCGTGCCCGCGACGCTCGTCGTGATCGTGCTGTCAATCGCGGTCGGCTATGCGATCGACTGGCAGCGATACGGGATCGCGATCGTCGGCCACATCGATTTCCGGCACATCGAATTCGGCCTGCCACAGCTCGACCGCAACGCGTGGATGCAGACGGTCGAGCTCGCGTTCGCGCTGATGCTGATCCTGTACGCGGAGTCGTACGGATCGATCCGAAACTTCGCGCTGAAGCATGGCGACAGCGTGTCGCCGAACCGCGACCTCGTCGCGCTCGGCTGCGCGAACCTCGTGTCGGGCCTGCTGCACGGGATGCCGGTCGGCGCCGGCTATTCGGCGACGTCGGCGAACGAAGCGGCCGGCGCGCAGTCGCGCTTCGCCGGCCTGTGGGCAGCCGGCGTGGTCGCGCTGATCGTCTGGCTGCTGCTGCCGCAACTCGCGCGCACGCCGGAGCCCGTGCTTGCGGCGATCGTGATCTTCGCGGTCAGCCACTCGC encodes the following:
- a CDS encoding sigma 54-interacting transcriptional regulator, whose translation is MRNAPAIAELDLYVWEGKADIVDRVARCMASFDVEVIRADNAEISPERAALRPSLAIISVSMIETGAAFLRDWQANIGMPVVWVGAARDHDASQYPPEYSHILPLDFTCAELRGMIGKLVTQLRAHAAETLQPSELVAHSESMQALLHEVDTFADCDTNVLLHGETGVGKERIAQLLHEKHSRYRHGEFVPVNCGAIPDGLFESLFFGHAKGSFTGAVVAHKGYFEQAAGGTLFLDEVGDLPLYQQVKLLRVLEDGAVLRVGAATSVKVDFRLVAASNKKLPQLVKEGLFRADLYYRLAVIELSIPSLEERGAVDKIALFKSFVAQVVGEDRLAELSDLPYWLTDSVADSYFPGNVRELRNLAERVGVTVRQTGGWDAARLQRLIAHARSSAQPVPAESAAEVFVDRSKWDMNERNRVIAALDANGWRRQDTAQQLGISRKVLWEKMRKYQIFDEEPETRESE
- a CDS encoding DUF2968 domain-containing protein is translated as MSHMTGLGRACVLFAMVGGMQGAYAQGLAGSDSPAVQQASAPVAAIPVIDSQVQTSVQPQAGETTGPSTVDDLQRQIQAHTLTEMRTSYNGSYGASLLFNVKDGAYFVALFQQKAFWRVIKTHDETRAEAIYRDFSHQAERLAVNELRATKLESQKAQMDKQIEVTQDRARRLQADISIARQQQAAVADRQKSVRSETVALQAQQAELQSQLRALQQQVRSLQREADAGLPRTAR
- the hfq gene encoding RNA chaperone Hfq; this encodes MANPAESHPQNDFINSARKERKRVEIYLVNGIRLTGCIESFDQYLVMLRTPVGLQGIYKRAISTIQLDTGGSRPGGGGPRGPRTGGRPGGREGGGHSPYGSHGGPRESRGDGGGYGSREPREGYGSREPREGYGSREPREGYGAPREPREPRESYGAPRDTGDASGNTSPSDARGGNGPVIVTRRRRIVPDGQ
- a CDS encoding PXPV repeat protein, which produces MNKRRWAGWVGGVALLASGSAMAGHVDLSVGIGVPVAPVYVEPAPVYVAPQPAVVAYPGYGYGYYGDDDDDRYRKWRKHYYKHWRKHHGDDDDD
- a CDS encoding DUF1571 domain-containing protein yields the protein MNAGKKRSAWHAAAAAVACMLSLARPGLHAQEAADAASAAQEVALPADLAKITRDPVAQQARWLRTAAQRGTLAQLDDATLTTLFKALDPLAVPLYIRNGPNGYPSYQFTMVRQERISGKWSDTPDRMLVKTTREPLRVYAKWLPGGAHAGQETIYDTTQRKDEMYGHLGGLLGKIPLWTALDGALARAQSNHQVKDLGTEFITNLYLTEGKKYQEAGVQRPTRVEAKTIGGVRVVALTYETPTGRPQFYAKKEVLGLDLHAPYFRTVESYDNDGKIFERIIIEKIAPATLDDTAFDPKNPDYAF
- a CDS encoding AMP-binding protein, with the protein product MSSSAATAAAQVPPNTDGIWYASYPPGVPHEIDVTQYASLVQFFDECTTRFAERVAYVSAGASMTYRTLAQKVDAFASYLQSLGVKPGDRVAIMLPNTFQYPVALFGTLKAGAIVVNVNPLYTARELAHQLKDSGAQTIVVFENFASTLQEALPETQVKNIVVTALGDLLADGFNAKGRLINFVLKHVKKLVPAYHLPQAIRLRSALALGARGKPQPVQITRDDLAFLQYTGGTTGVAKGAMLTHGNLIANLLQAKAWIADQVSGDVETVLTPLPLYHIYSLTVNAFIFMGLGGRNILIANPRDMKMVMKIIRNETFTGITGINTLYNAFLDNEEFRKRDFSKLKLAMAGGMAMQRAVAERFQQVTGRPVVEGYGLTECSPIVTMNPVDLNDMASFSGSIGLPAPSTVVRFRREDGTWAAIGEPGELCVHGPQVMRGYWQRPDETAKAIDADGWLGTGDIGVMDERGFIRLIDRKKDMILVSGFNVYPNEIEEVLVMHPGISEAAAIGIPDEVQGERIKVFVVRRDPSLTVDDVLAHCRKNLTGYKMPKFVEFRDALPQTNVGKILRRALRDEELARIKTAKQD
- a CDS encoding TetR/AcrR family transcriptional regulator codes for the protein MAVSQEGRPSAGRPSGARSSGPRQTGGTKARILDAAEDLFIEHGFEAMSMRQITSRAAVNLAAVNYHFGSKEALIHAMLSRRLDQLNQERLGILDRFDAQLGSHITCEHVLGAMFIPALKASRNPERGGPGFLRLIGRAYTDPSPFVRNFLTAHYASVAGRFFDAFQRALPHLPRTELGWRLHFAIGALSGALAGAETESLIDEFSQGRTMNDVQMIARLSSLIVAALKAPMPDSAQLSIFAAVLDDAGASEAFGLPSSAAAADTATLHSAN
- a CDS encoding MFS transporter, with product MSWTREQRNVTIAAYLGWTLDAFDFFLMVFVLKDIAAEFASTITAVAFALTLTLAMRPLGALIFGRLADRFGRRPTLMVNIACYSLLELASGFAPSLTALLVLRALFGIAMGGEWGVGSALTMETVPTHARGFVSGLLQAGYPSGYLLASVVFGLFYQYIGWRGMFMVGVLPALLVLYVRTHVPESPAWKLMEKRPRPSLGTTLKQNWKLTIYAIVLMTAFNFFSHGTQDLYPTFLREQHHFDPHTVSWITIVLNIGAIVGGLSFGAISERIGRRRTIFIAALIALPVLPLWAFSSGPVALAAGAFLMQISVQGAWGVIPVHLNEISPDEIRATFPGVVYQLGNLLASGNATMQASLAVSHDNNYSFALALVASIVAVAIAVLILFSRERRGIDMTQSVNTRSTVG
- a CDS encoding GNAT family N-acetyltransferase, whose translation is MNERSDAALPVLETARLWLRPRVLADLDACIAMDRDPEVTRHIAGPWHDPVEHRRFVTHRITRDYPPGLGYWSIFEKAAPDTFIGWVLLIPDYADGARDVEIGWRLVRTTWGRGIASEAAAAVVRHAFDTVRLPRVIADIAEANSGSLNVARKLGMRRVSVVHDGIPYIRHRLERNDLRA
- a CDS encoding ParB-like protein; translation: MTLGRDVHLIPVRLDALRPTQMTVGYREVKAKRKHWKALDKRARKAAIESHWFPAVLGPDGLHYITDHHHLGLALIEEGESRVNAMLLKDLSWLDDTIFWRMMEHNQWVHPFGADGSRRDYANLPKALTGLVDDPYRSLAGELRTAGGYAKDATPFSEFLWADYLRQHVSLDQIRKNFAKALDVALHRAHDQDARYLPGWSGVIAVKP
- a CDS encoding SulP family inorganic anion transporter → MTIAPIRPDAGPQHADHFSALDAASPPPARRIGLDALAGLSIAGLLIPEAVAYAGLANLPPQAGLIALLAGLVIYALTGSSRFAIVSSTSSSAAVLAATVLAESGMALAEQLALAAALVAMTGVLFILAGAARLGGMSDFVARPVLRGFTFGLALTIVIKQLPKILAISVQHSDAPHVTLDLITGAPHANLASAVLGATALALLFVLGRRSRVPATLVVIVLSIAVGYAIDWQRYGIAIVGHIDFRHIEFGLPQLDRNAWMQTVELAFALMLILYAESYGSIRNFALKHGDSVSPNRDLVALGCANLVSGLLHGMPVGAGYSATSANEAAGAQSRFAGLWAAGVVALIVWLLLPQLARTPEPVLAAIVIFAVSHSLHPTVFRPYWDWHRDRLVVIAALLAVLVLGVLHGLLAAIGVSLLLTLRKLSEPNVSVLGRLRDSHDFVDVASHADAKPVPGVLIVRPEAQLFFANADRMLNRVRALMKAAPDTHAVMLSLEETPDVDGTTIESLRTFAAECTARGLRLAIVRLKMHALHALRRAADDTLHEDAMSELSVDESLQLLQAGMPPDDGDGTTAA